A genomic stretch from Seriola aureovittata isolate HTS-2021-v1 ecotype China chromosome 13, ASM2101889v1, whole genome shotgun sequence includes:
- the LOC130180580 gene encoding snake venom 5'-nucleotidase-like yields MSVWTCPRPHWTLLCLFLLLCLGAVRTFVVTLLHTNDNHARIEETGEDSGKCRPGGPCFAGVARRFTKVSEIRKKEENVLFLDAGDQFQGTVWFNYYKGAEAAHFMNKLGYDVMAFGNHEFDNGVDGLIQPFLQQVNCSVVSANIKPDQTLAAKLSGYYQPYTVINVGSEKVAVVGYTTAETPFLSKPGQHLKFEDEVESLQVQVDKLQTLGYNKIIALGHSGFDIDRDIAKRVRGVDVVIGGHTNTFLYTGKPPSTEVPAGLYPFMVRSNDGRNVPVVQGYAFGKYLGYLKVTFDEAGNVVKAAGNPILMDSSIPQDPDVLADVAKWKKDLAKYSSQYVGKTLVYLNGSFEECRFRECNLGNLICDAMIYHNLKDSNEQQWNHVGICMLNSGAIRTAIDERYKNGSITMEEILTVLPFGATFDLVQIKGSTVRKAFEHSIHRYGRMSGEFLQVSGIHVEYDLSRPVNQRVVSMSLLCTECRVPKYEPLDLEKTYTVVMPSYIVGGGDNFTMIREELLKHNTGDMDISVFSKYISDMKRVYPAVEGRITFRNSAFVTTHCLGLLLLALCLSLTL; encoded by the exons ATGAGTGTCTGGACTTGTCCGCGCCCTCACTGGACCCTGCTCTGCCtctttctgcttttgtgtttaGGCGCAGTGCGGACTTTCGTTGTGACACTGCTGCACACCAACGACAACCACGCACGGATCGAGGAGACCGGCGAGGACTCGGGGAAATGTCGACCCGGGGGTCCCTGCTTCGCTGGAGTCGCCAGGCGGTTCACAAAAGTGTCGGAGATCcggaaaaaagaggagaacgTGTTGTTTCTGGATGCTGGAGACCAGTTTCAGGGAACTGTCTGGTTCAACTACTACAAAGGCGCCGAGGCAGCGCACTTCATGAACAAACTTGGTTATGATGTTATG GCGTTTGGAAACCATGAGTTTGACAATGGAGTGGATGGTCTGATCCAGCCCTTCCTCCAGCAAGTAAATTGCTCTGTGGTGAGTGCCAACATAAAACCTGACCAGACTCTGGCTGCAAAACTCAGTGGATACTACCAGCCCTACACAGTCATCAATGTGGGCTCAGAGAAAGTGGCTGTGGTCGGCTACACCACCGCAGAGACCCCTTTCTTATCCAAGCCAG GCCAACACCTGAAGTTTGAGGATGAGGTGGAGTCACTTCAAGTTCAGGTCGATAAGCTCCAAACCCTGGGCTATAATAAAATCATTGCCCTCGGCCACTCTGGCTTTGATATAGATCGAGACATCGCCAAGCGAGTGAGAGGAGTTGATGTTGTTATTGGAGGACACACCAACACATTCCTCTATACTG GAAAACCCCCATCCACTGAAGTCCCAGCAGGTCTATACCCCTTTATGGTGAGGTCTAACGATGGGAGAAACGTGCCGGTGGTCCAGGGCTATGCCTTTGGGAAATACCTTGGATACCTGAAAGTTACTTTTGATGAGGCTGGGAATGTGGTAAAAGCTGCTGGAAACCCTATCTTAATGGACAGCAGCATACCTCAAG ACCCAGATGTCCTTGCTGATGTTGCGAAGTGGAAGAAAGATTTGGCTAAGTACTCCTCACAGTATGTCGGAAAGACCTTAGTCTACCTCAATGGGTCATTTGAGGAGTGCCGATTTCGGGAGTGTAACCTTGGAAACCTGATCTGTGATGCCATG ATTTATCACAATCTAAAGGATTCAAATGAGCAGCAGTGGAATCACGTGGGCATATGTATGCTGAATAGTGGGGCCATACGGACAGCTATAGACGAACGCTACAAAAACG GATCCATAACTATGGAGGAGATCCTCACTGTTTTACCATTTGGAGCAACCTTTGACTTGGTTCAGATAAAAGGATCCACAGTGAGAAAGGCATTTGAGCACTCCATTCACAGATATGGACGCATGTCAGGAGAATTTCTTCAAGTCTCAG GCATTCACGTAGAGTATGACCTCTCCAGACCAGTGAACCAGCGTGTAGTGTCCATGTCCCTGCTCTGCACCGAGTGCCGTGTGCCCAAGTATGAACCGTTAGACCTAGAGAAGACATACACTGTGGTCATGCCTTCATACATTGTGGGCGGAGGTGACAACTTTACCATGATCAGAGAGGAGTTGCTAAAACATAACACAG
- the htr1b gene encoding 5-hydroxytryptamine receptor 1B: MERSGQVEASQLVNTTNDSFITASSTVDESAESLAYKISLAVILSVITLATTLSNAFVIATISQSKKLQTPANFLIASLAITDLLVSILVMPICVLYTVIHTWTLGQVVCDIWLSSDITCCTASILHLCVIALDRYWAITDAVEYSKKRTPGRAAGMVATAWVIAISISLPPLFWRQVKAEELTSCSVNTDHIFYTIYSTFGAFYIPTLLLIVLYGRIYVEARKRILKQSPKKVGKRLTSAHLVTNSPGSVASTTSLQCGRHDTPSSDTASSTSENQVKVTVSDALLEKKRISAARERKATKTLGIILGAYIVCWLPFFIYTLVVAICDTCFNPELFDFFTWLGYLNSLINPIIYTMSNEDFKKAFHKLVRFRCCGS; encoded by the coding sequence ATGGAGCGCTCCGGTCAAGTCGAGGCAAGTCAGCTGGTGAACACCACAAATGACAGTTTTATTACAGCTTCATCCACTGTGGATGAGAGCGCGGAGTCTCTCGCCTATAAGATCAGCCTGGCGGTGATTCTCTCTGTTATCACACTGGCCACCACTTTATCTAACGCATTTGTCATTGCAACAATCTCCCAGTCGAAGAAACTGCAAACTCCTGCCAACTTTCTGATCGCTTCTCTGGCCATTACCGACCTCCTGGTGTCTATCCTGGTGATGCCCATCTGCGTTCTGTACACGGTCATCCACACCTGGACGCTGGGGCAAGTAGTGTGTGACATCTGGCTCTCGTCGGACATTACGTGTTGCACCGCATCCATCCTCCACCTGTGCGTAATTGCTTTGGATAGGTACTGGGCCATCACGGACGCGGTGGAGTACTCCAAAAAGCGCACGCCGGGACGTGCAGCCGGGATGGTGGCCACGGCCTGGGTCATCGCCATCTCCATctccctgcctcctctcttctggaGGCAGGTGAAGGCGGAGGAGCTGACCAGCTGCAGCGTCAACACGGATCATATTTTCTACACCATCTACTCTACCTTTGGGGCTTTTTACATCCCCACCTTGCTGCTCATTGTCCTCTACGGACGGATTTACGTCGAGGCTCGGAAACGGATCCTGAAGCAGTCCCCCAAGAAGGTGGGGAAGAGACTCACCTCTGCGCACCTGGTCACCAACTCCCCCGGTTCCGTGGCGTCCACGACCTCTCTGCAGTGCGGGAGACACGACACTCCGTCCAGCGACACCGCGTCTTCAACAAGCGAGAACCAGGTGAAAGTGACGGTGTCGGACGCGCTTTTAGAGAAAAAGCGGATTtcagcagccagagagagaaaagcaacaaagacTTTGGGGATAATCCTCGGCGCTTACATCGTTTGCTGGCTGCCGTTTTTCATTTACACACTGGTGGTGGCCATATGTGACACATGTTTTAACCCTGAgttatttgactttttcacCTGGCTGGGATACCTGAACTCCCTCATCAATCCGATTATATACACCATGTCAAACGAGGACTTCAAGAAAGCTTTCCATAAACTTGTGCGCTTCAGATGCTGCGGGTCATGA